A stretch of the Medicago truncatula cultivar Jemalong A17 chromosome 5, MtrunA17r5.0-ANR, whole genome shotgun sequence genome encodes the following:
- the LOC11416514 gene encoding uncharacterized protein: protein MVKIWVEICLISARGVRASHSLWKRQWYAIGWVDPTNKYITKVDASTNTNPLWRTKFSIQVDNSDPNFHDLALNVEVYSRDPFFFTEKLHGSATVLLKEFLAKGLLNDEGLRQGSEEVGSYQLRKKKSGKPSGFVDVSVRVSEDKEEPNSHSGSTELSF, encoded by the exons ATGGTGAAAATATGGGTTGAAATATGCTTAATATCAGCTCGAGGAGTAAGAGCATCACATTCACTATGGAAACGTCAATGGTATGCTATTGGTTGGGTTGATCCAACCAACAAATACATAACCAAAGTTGATGCTTCAACCAACACAAACCCTCTTTGGAGAACAAAGTTTTCCATTCAAGTTGATAACTCTGATCCAAATTTTCATGATCTTGCATTGAATGTTGAAGTTTATAGCAGAGACCCTTTTTTCTTTACAGAGAAACTTCATGGATCAGCTACTGTTCTTCTCAAAGAGTTTCTTGCTAAAGGGTTGCTGAATGATGAGGGTTTAAGGCAAGGGAGTGAAGAAGTTGGAAGCTATCAGTTAAGGAAGAAGAAATCTGGTAAACCAAGTGGATTTGTTGATGTTTCAGTTCGTGTTTCTGAAGATAAAGAAGAACCAAATTCTCATTCAG GTTCAACGGAGTTGAGTTTCTGA
- the LOC120580677 gene encoding asparagine synthetase, root [glutamine-hydrolyzing]: MQHILCRQKEQFSNGVGYSWIDDLKAHCAKHVTDRMMLNAGNIYPHNTPNTKEAYYYRMIFERFFPQNSARLTVPGGPTVACSTAKAVEWDASWSKNLDPSGRAALEVHDSASENQKTLVNQTVEFEKIIPLEASPIEVAIQS, encoded by the exons atgcagCACATTTTATGCAGGCAGAAGGAACAATTCAGTAATGGTGTTGGTTATAGTTGGATTGACGACCTTAAAGCTCATTGTGCAAAACAT GTGACTGATAGAATGATGCTTAATGCTGGCAATATCTACCCCCACAACACCCCAAACACCAAGGAAGCATACTACTATAGAATGATCTTTGAGAGGTTCTTCCCTCAG AACTCGGCAAGGCTAACTGTTCCTGGAGGACCAACTGTTGCATGTAGCACAGCAAAAGCTGTTGAGTGGGATGCTTCTTGGTCCAAGAACCTTGATCCTTCTGGTAGAGCAGCACTGGAAGTTCATGATTCAGCTAGTGAGAACCAGAAAACCTTGGTCAACCAAACTGTAGAATTTGAGAAGATTATACCACTGGAAGCTTCTCCTATTGAGGTTGCCATTCAGAGCTAG